Proteins from one Apis cerana isolate GH-2021 linkage group LG11, AcerK_1.0, whole genome shotgun sequence genomic window:
- the LOC107998484 gene encoding rho GTPase-activating protein 1 isoform X1 yields the protein MEADYQPTLNPTRTLTAIANEVEDPYPSLSDYHDYEPNLEFDDTELQTTSNNAVQLLEEKLDLISSAGTRINYLESPVSDGTIEENFEEALVDAPVIKSAEDLAALDGELADEEDYLDISRYGIVEVVGDDNAGRKVIVVSACKLPPVGKETFNYAKLLRYLTHTLDTFVEQDYSLVYFHYGLTSKNKPPLSWLWQAYKAFDRKYKKNLKALYLVHPTNFIRIVWQIFKPAISAKFGRKMMYVNYLEELAQYINLDQLIIPPQVIEHNEQLMLKNKKNLPTSPPQSTVTTPVGTTQFGASLTFIKENNNGDPIPPIVRQCIEFLDMPDALETEGIFRRSANVAVVKELQNRCNQGLPIDFQGDPHIAAVLLKTFLRELDEPLMTYDLYDEITQFQALSKDERPRRVKILVLEKLPEDNYQVLKYIVQFLSRVMDRCDLNKMTSSNLAVVFGPNLVRAPPSRGMSLSAIGPINQFIDFLFTHQDKIFII from the exons ATGGAAGCAGACTATCAACCGACGCTAAATCCAACGCGAACTTTGACAG CAATAGCTAATGAAGTCGAAGATCCATACCCAAGTTTGTCAGATTATCATGATTATGAGCCCAACTTGGAGTTCGATGATACTGAGTTACAAACTACTTCAAATaatg ctgTACAGCTTTTAGAAGAAAAGTTGGATTTAATTAGCAGTGCAGGaactagaataaattatttggagAGTCCAGTAAGCGATGGAACAATTGAAGAAAACTTTGAAGAAGCTTTGGTAGATGCTCCAGTTATCAAATCCG CAGAGGATCTTGCTGCATTAGATGGTGAACTCGCGGATGAAGAAGATTATCTTGATATATCAAGATATGGCATTGTAGAAGTGGTTGGTGATGATAATGCTGGGCGTAAAGTAATAGTAGTATCTGCATGTAAATTGCCTCCTGTtggaaaagaaacttttaattatgcaaaacTTCTCAg GTATCTCACACATACTTTAGACACATTTGTAGAACAAGACTATAGTTtagtttattttcattatggtcttacttcaaaaaataaacCACCATTATCTTGGTTATGGCAAGCATATAAAGCTTTtgacagaaaatataaaaaaaatttgaaagcatTATATTTGGTGCATCcaactaattttattagaattgtaTGGCAAATATTTAAGCCAGCTATTAG tgcaAAGTTTGGTCGGAAAATGATGTATGTCAATTACTTAGAAGAATTAGCACAATACATTAATCTTGATCAACTTATTATACCTCCTCAAGTAATAga acaCAATGAACAGCTAatgttaaagaataaaaagaatttaccaACAAGTCCACCTCAGAGTACGGTAACAACACCAGTTGGTACCACTCAATTTGGAGCAAGTCTcacttttattaaagaaaataacaatggCGATCCTATACCACCAATAGTGCGACAATGCATTGAATTTCTTGATATGCCTGATg CATTAGAAACAGAAGGGATATTTAGAAGATCAGCTAATGTGGCAGTAGTTAAAGAACTTCAGAATCGTTGTAACCAAGGATTACCAATTGATTTTCAAGGAGACCCGCATATAGCAGCTGTTCTTCTTAAAACATTTCTTCGAGAATTAGATGAACCACTTATGAcatatgatttatatgatgaaataaCACAATTTCAag cTCTATCAAAAGATGAGCGTCCAAGAAGAGTTAAAATATTGGTACTTGAAAAACTTCCAGAAGATAATTATCaggttttaaaatatatcgtacaatttttatcaagg gTAATGGACAGATGTGATTTAAACAAAATGACATCAAGTAATCTCGCCGTTGTATTTGGTCCAAATCTTGTCAGAGCACCACCATCACGTGGAATGTCACTTTCCGCAATAGGTcccattaatcaatttatagaCTTTTTATTTACCCATcaggataaaatatttattatataa
- the LOC107998484 gene encoding rho GTPase-activating protein 1 isoform X2, whose translation MEADYQPTLNPTRTLTAIANEVEDPYPSLSDYHDYEPNLEFDDTELQTTSNNAVQLLEEKLDLISSAGTRINYLESPVSDGTIEENFEEALVDAPVIKSDGELADEEDYLDISRYGIVEVVGDDNAGRKVIVVSACKLPPVGKETFNYAKLLRYLTHTLDTFVEQDYSLVYFHYGLTSKNKPPLSWLWQAYKAFDRKYKKNLKALYLVHPTNFIRIVWQIFKPAISAKFGRKMMYVNYLEELAQYINLDQLIIPPQVIEHNEQLMLKNKKNLPTSPPQSTVTTPVGTTQFGASLTFIKENNNGDPIPPIVRQCIEFLDMPDALETEGIFRRSANVAVVKELQNRCNQGLPIDFQGDPHIAAVLLKTFLRELDEPLMTYDLYDEITQFQALSKDERPRRVKILVLEKLPEDNYQVLKYIVQFLSRVMDRCDLNKMTSSNLAVVFGPNLVRAPPSRGMSLSAIGPINQFIDFLFTHQDKIFII comes from the exons ATGGAAGCAGACTATCAACCGACGCTAAATCCAACGCGAACTTTGACAG CAATAGCTAATGAAGTCGAAGATCCATACCCAAGTTTGTCAGATTATCATGATTATGAGCCCAACTTGGAGTTCGATGATACTGAGTTACAAACTACTTCAAATaatg ctgTACAGCTTTTAGAAGAAAAGTTGGATTTAATTAGCAGTGCAGGaactagaataaattatttggagAGTCCAGTAAGCGATGGAACAATTGAAGAAAACTTTGAAGAAGCTTTGGTAGATGCTCCAGTTATCAAATCCG ATGGTGAACTCGCGGATGAAGAAGATTATCTTGATATATCAAGATATGGCATTGTAGAAGTGGTTGGTGATGATAATGCTGGGCGTAAAGTAATAGTAGTATCTGCATGTAAATTGCCTCCTGTtggaaaagaaacttttaattatgcaaaacTTCTCAg GTATCTCACACATACTTTAGACACATTTGTAGAACAAGACTATAGTTtagtttattttcattatggtcttacttcaaaaaataaacCACCATTATCTTGGTTATGGCAAGCATATAAAGCTTTtgacagaaaatataaaaaaaatttgaaagcatTATATTTGGTGCATCcaactaattttattagaattgtaTGGCAAATATTTAAGCCAGCTATTAG tgcaAAGTTTGGTCGGAAAATGATGTATGTCAATTACTTAGAAGAATTAGCACAATACATTAATCTTGATCAACTTATTATACCTCCTCAAGTAATAga acaCAATGAACAGCTAatgttaaagaataaaaagaatttaccaACAAGTCCACCTCAGAGTACGGTAACAACACCAGTTGGTACCACTCAATTTGGAGCAAGTCTcacttttattaaagaaaataacaatggCGATCCTATACCACCAATAGTGCGACAATGCATTGAATTTCTTGATATGCCTGATg CATTAGAAACAGAAGGGATATTTAGAAGATCAGCTAATGTGGCAGTAGTTAAAGAACTTCAGAATCGTTGTAACCAAGGATTACCAATTGATTTTCAAGGAGACCCGCATATAGCAGCTGTTCTTCTTAAAACATTTCTTCGAGAATTAGATGAACCACTTATGAcatatgatttatatgatgaaataaCACAATTTCAag cTCTATCAAAAGATGAGCGTCCAAGAAGAGTTAAAATATTGGTACTTGAAAAACTTCCAGAAGATAATTATCaggttttaaaatatatcgtacaatttttatcaagg gTAATGGACAGATGTGATTTAAACAAAATGACATCAAGTAATCTCGCCGTTGTATTTGGTCCAAATCTTGTCAGAGCACCACCATCACGTGGAATGTCACTTTCCGCAATAGGTcccattaatcaatttatagaCTTTTTATTTACCCATcaggataaaatatttattatataa